In Streptacidiphilus sp. P02-A3a, the DNA window CGACGTGCTGGCCACCCTGAACCAGCGCGGCATCTTCCCGGACCACGTCAACCTCGGCGGCGGCCTGCCCGCCCAGGGCTACCTGGACAAGCACGGCCGACCGCTGGAACCGCCGCTGGACAAGATCTTCACGGCGATCCGCGAGGGCATGGTCCGGCTCGGCGAGGTCTCGGCGACCGCCCTGGACTTCGTCATGGAGCCGGGGCGCCACCTGGTCGCCGACCACGGCGCGATCAGGGCGCACGTCTCCCGGCTCTCCGCCCGGCAGCAGCTGAACGGGGAACGGCAGTACTGGCTCTACCTGAGCTGCGGAAAGTTCAACGGCCTGTACGAGATGGACGAGCTCCAGTACCGGCTGGTCTTTCCCTCGCACCCGCAGGGCGGCGAACGCGTCCCGGCCGTGGTCGCCGGGCCGACCTGCGACAGCGACGACGCCTACAACCACCGGTACAGCCTCACCCAGGTGCCCAAGGCCGTCGCCTCCGGGGATCCGGTCTGGATCCTCTCCTGCGGCGCCTACGCCACCAGTTACACGACCCAGGGGTTCAACGGCTTCGCTCCGCTGCCGTACACCCCGATCCACGGCGGGGAGCAGTAGATGGACCAGGAGCCGCGGATCCGCGCCGTCTCCGACCACGACTGGAACAGCATCGTGGCACTGGAGGCCGACGCCTACACCGAGTCCGAGCTGTCCGAGGAGCGGGCCGCGCTGGAGTCCCGGGCCAGCGCCTCACCGGCCACCTGCTTCGTCCTGGACGTCGAGCGGCGGACGGTGGGCTACCTGCTGGCGCTGCCCTACCCGGTGTTCCAGTACCCCGACCTGACCCGGGCCGAATCGACGGTCTTCGACTCACGCAATCTGCATCTGCACGATCTCGTGATCGACGAGCGCTTCCGCGGCCGGGGACTGGCGAAACACCTGCTGCGCCATCTCGCCGAGGTGGCCAGATCACGAACGCACGATCGGATATCCCTGGTCGCCGTCGGCGGCAGTGACTCCTTCTGGTCGGCCAACGGATACCGCGCCCACCACGAGGTCGCGCTCCCCAGTAGCTACGGCGCCGACGCCGTCTACATGTCGAAAGCGGTGTGAGGATGCTCGACCAGGAACTCGGCCAGGATGTCGAAGCCGACCGGAGAACCACCGGCGCGGGCGCCGGGGAGCAGGAGCGGCCGGGACGCGGATTCCGGCTCCGGGACGACTTCCGCCGGGCGCAGCTGGCGATCGCGGCGCTGTTCTGGGCGCTCGGGTTCCAGTACGGCACCTGGGCGTCGCGGCTGCCCACGATCAAGGCGCGGCTGGACCTCAGCACCGCCGAGGTCGGGCTGCTGCTGATGGCCTGCGGCGCGGGCGCCGCCGCGTCGTTCCCGCTGGTGGCGGTGCTGACGAAGCGGCTCGGCTCGCGTCGGCTGGCCTGCCTGTCGGCGGTCTGCCTGGGCCTGCTGCTGCCCGCGCTGGCGGTGGCGCCGGACTATCCGGTGGCGTTGGTGATCGTCTGCTGCGACGGCATCCTGGTCGGCTGCCTGAACGTCGCCATGAACGCCCAGGGGGCGGCGCTCGAAGTCGTCTACGACCGGCGGTCGATGGGCAAGTTCCACGCGACCTTCAGCGCCGGTTCGCTGTGCGCGGCGCTGCTGGCGTCCGGGATGAACCTGCTGACCTCGTCGCTGCTGGCGCACTTCGCGGTGGCCGCCGCGATCCTGCTGCTGCTGATCGCCTACGCCCGGCCGGGGCTGCTGCCCCAGGACCAGCAGCCCGAGCCGGAGCCGAAGGGGGAGTCGACGCAGGCGGAGCCGAAGCAGCGGCGGCTGCCGCTGCCGTCCCGGGTCACCATCTGGATGGGTCTGGCCATGGCCTTCGGCACGGTGACCGAGGGCGCCATGAACGACTGGTCGGCGCTCTACCTGAAGAACGTGGCCAAGGCGGCGGCGGAGCTGGCGCCGATGGGCATCGCCGTGGTGTCGGTGATGATGGTGCTGGCCCGGGTGTTCGCCGACGGCTGGCGCGCCCGCTGGGGCGACGCGCGGATCGTCCGGGTCGGCAGTGCCCTGGCCGGGCTCGGGCTGGCGGTGGCGCTGCTGGTCGGCGGGGTGGTCCCGGCGCTGCTCGGGTTCGCCTGCGTCGGGCTCGGTGTCGCCGCGGTGACGCCCTGCGTCTACATGGCCGCGGCCCGGCAGGGCTCGGACGCGCTGGCCCTGGTCGCCGCCATGGGCACCACCGGCATGCTGGCCGGGCCCGCGGTGATCGGTTTCATCGCCAGCGCCAGCAGCCTGGCCTGGGGCATGGGCGCGGTCGCCGCCTCGGCGGTGCTGGTGTCGCTGTGCAGCACCCGGATCAACTGGCCCGCGAACGCCGAGAAATGACCGCCGACAGCTGAGCACTGACACGCCGGGGCCGGGTGGGGGCGGCCCCCACCCGGCCCCGGCGTGTGCCGACTAGAGCGTGCGCTCCAGCCGGTCGGTCAGCAGCTTGGTGAACCTGGCCGGGTCCGGAAGCTCACTGCCCTCGGCCAACAGCGCGGTGCCGTACAGGAGTTCGGCGGTCTCGGCGAGGGCGGGGTCGTCCTCGCGGCCGGCCTGCGCCGCGCGCAGCCCGGACACCAGCGGGTGGCCCGGGTTGAGTTCCAGGATCCGCTTGGTGTGCGGCATCTCCTGCCCCATGGCCCGGTAGAGGTTCTGCAGCGCCGGGGTGGCGTCGTCGGAGTCGGAGACGATGCAGGCCGGGGAGACGGTCAGCCGGGCGGACAGCCTGACCTCCTTCACCTGCTCGCTGAGCTGCGCGGACATCCAGGTCAGCAGCCCGGAGAACTCCTGCCGCTGCTTCTCCCGCTCGGCCTTGACCTCCTCCTTCTGCTCCTCGGTGTCGAGGTCCGCCTCGCCCCGGGCGATGGAGCGCAGCTCCTTGCCGTCGAAGCCGGGAACCGCCTCCACCCACACCTCGTCCACCGGGTCGGTCAGCAGCAGCACCTCGATGCCCCGGTCCCGGAAGGCCTCCATGTGCGGCGAGTTCTCGATTCCCGCGCGGGACTCGCCGGTCATGTAGAAGATGTGCTCCTGGCCCTCCTTCATCCGCTCGACGTACTGCTTGAGGGTGGTCTGCTGCTCCTGGTCGTGGGTGCTGGCGAAGGAGGCGGCGGCCAGGATCGCGTCCTGGTTGTCGGCGTCGCCGAGCAGGCCCTCCTTGACCACCCGGCCGAACTCCTGCCAGAAGGTCGCGTAGCGCTCCGGGTGGGCCGCCATCATGTCCTTGATGGACGACAGCACCTTCTTGGTCAGCCGCCGGTGCATCAGCTGGATCTGCCGGTCCTGCTGCAGGATCTCGCGGGAGACGTTGAGCGAGAGGTCCTGTGCGTCCACCACGCCCTTGACGAAGCGCAGGTACTCCGGCAGCAGCGCCTCGCAGTCGTCCATGATGAAGACGCGCTTCACGTAGAGCTGCACCCCGCGCTTGTGGCCGCGGGTGTAGAGGTCCTGCGGCGCGCGGGCCGGGATGAACAGCAGGGCCTGGTACTCGAAGGCCCCCTCCGCCTGCATCCGGATGGTTTCCAGCGGGTCGGTCCAGTCGTGGCTGATGTGCTTGTACAGCTCGTGGTACTCGTCCTCGGTCACCTCGTCCCGCGAGCGCGCCCACAGCGCCTTCATCGAGTTGACGGTCTCCGGGGCGGGGATCTCGGTGTTGCCGTCCTCACCGGTGACCGGCTCGGCGGCCATCCGGATCGGCCAGGTGATGAAGTCCGAGTAGCGCTTGACGATCTCCCGGAGCTTCCAGCGCGAGGTGTAGTCGTAGAGCTTGTCCTCGTCGTCGACCGGCTTCAGCTTCAGCGTGACCGCGGTGCCCTGCGGCGCGTCGTCCACCGTCTCCACGGTGTAGGTGCCCTCGCCGCTGGAGGTCCAGCGGGTGCCCTCGGTCTCGCCCGCGCGCCGGGTGAGCAGGGTGACCTCGTCGGCCACCATGAAGCTGGAGTAGAAGCCGACGCCGAACTGTCCGATCAGCCCCTCGGCGTCGCCGTTGCCCCGGGCCTCCTTGAGGTCCTTCAGGAACTGCGCGGTACCGGAGTTGGCGATCGTCCCGATGAGCTTGACCACCTCGTCGTGCGACATCCCGATGCCGTTGTCGCGGATCGTGAGGGTACGGGCCCCGGGGTCGGCCTCAAGGTCGATGTGGAGGTCGGAGACATCGGCCCCGAGGGTGTCGTCCCGGAGGGATTCCAACCGCAGCTTGTCCAGCGCGTCGGAGGCGTTGGAAACGAGCTCCCGCAGAAACACGTCCTTGTTCGAATAGATCGAATGGATCATCATCTGCAACAGCTGGCGGGCTTCCACCTGGAACTCGAACGTCTCGGTCGGCATAGTTCGTGGATTCCTTCTCATCTCACCCGGTGACGGGAACGTCCTCAGCACCGTAGGTTACCGAGTCGCCCGGCCGAGCGGAAAGGAAGCCGCCAAAAGGCCCGGTCGCGGGCGGGCGACCGGGCCGGGGCGAGCACCGGCCGGGCGAACTGGACTCCCCCGCAGGGCCCTTCGCCCCGGCCGCCGCCCCGCCGCGGCGTCCGTAGAACGCTCACGGAACACCGTCGGAAGGGCCGTGGAATTCCCGGGGAACAGTGTCCGGCAATCCCCGGCCGCCGGGGGAATTCCGTCGGACCTCAGTCGTAGCGGCTGATCTCCAGCAGATTGCCGTCCGGGTCGCGCAGGTAGAGGCTGGTGATCGGGCCGAGGGCCCCGGTCCGGCGGACCGGCCCCTCCTCCACCGGGACCCCGGCCTCGGCCAGCTCGGCGGCGACCTGCTCCAGCGGCGTCCCGGTGACGAAGCAGAGGTCGGCGCTGCCCGGCGTCGGCCGCCGCCCCTTGGGCTCGAACTCGTGCCCGAGCTGATGCAGGTTGATCTTGCTGCTGCCGAAGGCCAGCGCCCGTCGGCCCTCGCCGAACACCACCGCCTCCATCCCCAGGACCCGGGTGTAGAAGGCGACGGTGGCGTCGATGTCGGCGACAGTCAGTACCAGGTGGTCGAGCCGTTCGATCCGCATGGACCCAGCCTAGCGAGCCGCCGGACCCCGCGACCCCGACCCCGACCCCGACTCCGACCCCGACCCCGCGACCATGGTCAGGCGCGCGGTTCCAGGTCCTCGGGACCGGCCAGCGGCCAGCCCCCGGCGGCGAGCCGGGCGCTGACCCGGGCGACGTCGCTGTCCAGCGGACGGGTGTTGGTGGCGGCGGCGATCGCGTCGCGGATGGCCTTCGCCGAGGCCTGGTCGCCACCGGCCGCCAGCTCGTCGGCCAGGGCCGCCACGTCGGCGTCACTGAGCCGCCCCGTCAGCAGGGCGAACAGCGGGAGGTAGTCGTAGGCGGGGACCCCGTCGGGGTAGCCGGCCCGGAGCCAGCCTACGACCGACGAGACGAACGGCGGCAGGGCCATGGGTGTTCTGCCTCTCGGTGAGTGCGGTCGGTCACGGCGCTCAGGTGCCCGCGACGATGTAGTAGATACCCCAGCCGATCCCGGCCAGCACCACCGCGAAGCAGAGCCCAGCGGCGATCATCCCCGGGATGCTGCCGCCGACGACCTGTCCCTCCTCGGTGGCCGGGCCGGGTCGGCCTCCCGGCAGGCTCAGCGCCCGCAGTCCGACCGCGAACAGCGCGGGCAGCCCCGCCCCGGCGATCAGGCCGACCACGACGATCTGCCACAGGGCGTGGAGGTCGATCCACGAGTTCATCGGCTGTCCTCCCTCGTTGTCGTCCGGCCGCTCATACCGCCGCGGCCTCCTTGGCCGGGGCGGGCGGCGCGACCGTGCCCGTCCACTCCGCGTTGACGTTGTCGTGGCTGACGGCGGTCGCCCGCGACTTCAGGTAGATCAGCACCGCGACCGCGACCAGCAGCACCAGGTCGACCAGCGCGCCCGCGGTGCCGCCGATGGCGTGCGCCAGCGCGTAGGCGCCCGCGCCGACCAGTCCGGCCGCCGGGAGGGTGAACAGCCAGGCCGTGGCCATCCGCCCGGCGACGCCCCAGCGGACCACCGCGCCCTTCTTGCCGAGGCCGGTGCCCAGGATCGATCCGGTGGCCACGTGGGTGGTGGACAGCGAGTAGCCGAAGTGGCTGGACAGCAGGATGACGGCGGCGGAGGAGGACTCGGCGGCCATGCCCTGCGGCGCCTCGATCTCCACCAGCCCCTTGCCCAGGGTGCGGATCACCCGCCAGCCGCCGGTGTAGGTGCCGATGCTGATGGCCAGGGCGCAGGACAGGATCACCCAGAAGGGTGCCTTCGCGCCCGCCGGGACGGAGCCGTTGGCGATCAGCGCCAGCGTGATCACGCCCATGGTCTTCTGCGCGTCGTTGGTCCCGTGGGCGAGCGAGACCATGGACGCCGAACCGATCTGCCCGAGCCGGAAGCCGTGGCTGCGGGTCTTCTCCGGGACCGAGCGGCTGATCCGGTAGACCAGGTAGGTACCGGTCGTCGCGATCAGCCCGGCGATCACCGGCGACAGGCCGGCCGGGATGATCACCTTCTGGAACAGGCCGTGCCATTTCACCGCGTGCCCGCCCGCGGCCGCCATGGTCGAGCCGACCACGCCGCCGATCAGCGCGTGCGAGGAACTGGAGGGGATGCCCAGGAACCAGGTGAGCAGGTTCCAGATGATCCCCCCTGCCAGGCCCGCGAAGACCACCGTCAGCGTCACCAGGCCGGTGTCGACCAGGCCGCTGGCGATGGTCGCCGCGACGCTCAGCGAGAGGAAGGCCCCGACCAGGTTCAGCAGTCCGGACAGGGCGACGGCGATGCGTGGGCTGAGAGCGCCCGTGGCGATGGACGTGGCCATCGCGTTACCGGTGTCGTGAAAACCGTTCGTGAAGTCGAAGGCCAGGGCCGTGACGACGACAAGAACCAACAAGAAGTCGTTTCCCACACGGCCAGAGTCCCCAGGTCAGCGCCCGCTGTCGAGTCGTGGGCGGCACTGTTGGGCCACCTGCGCACAAGCCGACACCTGCCGTACACGCGCCGTTGTCCCCTGGCTCCGCAGCGTGCCCGGGGCGTGCCTGCGCGTACTCAAAGGACCGACAGCGCCTCGGGCTCCAGTTCCAGCCTGCGGGTTCGCCGGGTCGGTGGAGACCTGCGCGGGGGCGGTCCGCGGCAGGAACGGCGCGTTCAGCGAGGGGGCGATCCGCAGCAGTCCGTACAGCAGTCCGACGAGTGCCAGCGCCACCAGGATGTCGACCGGGCGCAGGCCCGGACGACGCAGGACACCCCGGGTGGGTACCCGGTCCTCTGCTGCCACCGTCCACCTCCACCTGGCCCGCTGCCGACGAGCCCACGGCCAGCGAATCATGATCACGGCGTTGGCGCCGCAGCAGACCCTAACGTGGCGAGCGGTGGATGTGAGGGGCTCCGCGAAGCGTACGGGTGAATTGACGGTTTCTTGGCGCGGACCGGCCGGTACCGGCGGGTGCGGGGGCCCGGCGCGGGCTCAGCCGGTCTCGCGGACCCGCAGTTCGAACCAGACGGACTTGCCGTGCGACATCAGGTCCGCGCCCCAGCGCTGGGAGAGGTGGTTGACCAGTTGCAGGCCGCGACCGCCCTCGTCGTCCACGTCGCCGAGGATCAGGCAGGGCAGGGCGCGCGAGGGGTCGCGCACCTCGACCCGGAGGCAGCCCTGGCGGCGGATCAGGCGCAGTCCGAAGGTGCGCCCACCGGCGTGCCGGACCGCGTTGGCGACCAGTTCGGCGACCAGTTGCACCGCCACCTCACCATGCCCGCCCAGGCCCCAGGACTCCAGGGCGGACATGGTGAGCCGACGGGCGCGGGACGAGGAGCCGGGGCCCGCGGCTAACCGCACCTCGTCACTGGCCTGGTCGATCAGCCGGTCACGGAGGGTGAGTTCCATGGCCGCCACCGAGTCGTAGCGGCCGGGGAAGGCGTCGTCGGCGGCCAGGGCGGCGTCGAAGGCGGGGTCCGCGGACGCGACGGGGGCCGCCCCCGACTGCCGGACGGGCGGCTCCAAGGGGGTCGGGGGCCGACGTTCCATAGTCCCGGCAGCGGAGGAAACCGCTGATCGGAGCGCTGGTCCGGATTCGGTCCAGGCGGTGCCGGGTCCGTCTCCGCCGGAGGCCGGATACGTCTGCTGAGTGTTGCCCCGTGCTGCCATGTCATTCATCATGACGACTGCTGAGTGATCACGGGGCCACTATGCGTAAAGAATCATCATTGCTTCTGGCATATGCCTACCGACCCCCCGCGATCCCCGCCGGAAACTCGATCAACCGTCCGATCAGCGGAACTTCGCCTTACCCGGTCCCTCCTCGACAAAACTTCTCATACCGATCTCGCGGTCCTCGGTCGCGAACAGCCCCGCGAACAGCTGCCGTTCCAGGGCCAGACCGGTCTCCAGATCGGTGTCCAGCCCCCGGTCCACCGCCTCCTTGGCGGCGCGCAGCGCGTACGCCGGACCGGCGGCCAGCTTCAGCGCCCAGGCCCGGGCCGTCGAGTAGACCTCCTCGGCCGGGACGACCTGGTCGGCCAGGCCGATCCGCAGCGCCTCGTCCGCGCGGACCTGGCGCCCGGTGAAGATCAGCTCCTTGGCCCGGGAGGGGCCCACCAGCCGGGCCAGCCGCTGGGTGCCGCCGGCCCCGGGGATCAGCCCGAGCAGGATCTCCGGCTGGCCGAACTTGGCGTTCTCGGCGGCGATCCGGATGTCCGCGCAGAGCGCCAGCTCGCAGCCGCCGCCGAGGGCGTAGCCGGTCACCGCGGCGACCACCGGCTTGGGGATCCGGGCCACGGCGGTGAAGGACGCCTGTAGCGCGCCGCCGCGGAGCACCATGTCGGTGTAGGACATGCGCTGCATCTCCTTGATGTCCGCGCCCGCCGCGAACACCTTCTCGCCGCCGTAGACCACCACCGCGCGGATGTCGCTGCGCTCGGCGGCCTCCTCGGCGACGGCCTTGAGCTGGTCCTGCATGGCGACGTCCAGCGCGTTCATCGGCGGCCTGGCCAGCCGGATGGTGCCGACGGCGTCCTCCACCTCTAGTTCCACGAAGCGGTCCATGACGGTCTCCTTGAGGGTGGGAGTCTTGCGGGGCGGGGGTCCTGCGGGGCGGGAGTCCTGCGGGGCGGGGGTCCTGCTGGGCGGACGGTCGAGTGAACGCATGCTAACCGGCGGCACCGACAACCCGACACACCACCGCCCCGCCGGGCGCCGGACCGTCAGGCCGCCGTCCACCGGGCCCAGGGCAGGTTCCACCCGTTCAGCCCGTTGTCGGGGGCTACCTGGTCGCCGTCGGTGCCGACCACCTCGACCACGTCCCCCGGCATCGAGTGCGCGAAGAACCACCCGGCGGGCGTGCTGTCGCTGTCGCCGCCCTTGGTGTCGTGCAGCCCGACACAGCCGTGCGAGGTGTTCGCCGAGCCGAAGACCGAGGCCGGACGCCAGTACACGCCGTGGACGAAGGTCCCCGAGTCGGTGAGCCGCATCGCGTGCGGCACCGCCGGGATGTCGTACTCGCTGCCCAGACCCACCGTGTGCGAGTCCATCCGGGTCACCTGGAACATCTCGGTGATCACCATGGTCCCGCCGTAGGTGGCGTGCCCGGGGCCGCCCGCCGAGATCGGCAGTACCCGCAGCACCCGGCCGTCGCGGCGCACCGTGAGCGTGTCGTCGGTCGCGTCCGCGGTGCTGATCTGGGACCGGCCGATGGTGAACACCACCTGCTTGCGCTGGGTCCCGTAGACCCCGGGCGCGCCCTCGACGCCCTTGAGCCGCAGCGAGAGGGTGACCCTGGTGCCGGGCCGCCAGAACCGCTCGGGGCGGAAGTCCAGCCGACGCGCGCCGAACCAGTGGCCGACCACCGGCACCGCCGGGTCGGCGGTGACCGAGACCGCCCGGCCGACGGCGGCCCGGTCGGCGATGTCGCGGCTGAAGCGGAGCGAGACCTCCATGCCGACGCCGACGGTGCTGCCGCCGTCCGGGGTGTAGAAGGCGATGAAGGTGTGGGTGGGCACGAAGGTGGTGAACTCGGCGTGCCGGGCGGCCTGCAGGCCGTGCGCGTCCACCGCGACCGCGTCCAGGCTGTAGTGGGTCTCCGGCAGCAGCTTCGCGGCGGGCGCCCAGGCGGACCCGTCGGCGGTGATCGCGCCGGGGATCTCGGTGCCGTGGTCGTCCTTGAGCTGCACGCCGGTGATCCGGCCCGCGCGCACGGTCACCCCGACGCCGCCCTGGGCCGGGACCTGGTCGGTCCCGTCACCGGGGGTGACCGTGAGCACCGCGGCGGAGACGGAGGTGAGCGCGTCACCGGAGCCGTCCGGGTGAGCCCGGCCCCCGGAGCAGGCGGTGAGCAGCAGCGCCCCCAGTAGCGCGGCCCCGGCCGCCGCCCGTCGGAACCACGATCGCTGACCCACCGTCACCACTCCCTCTCGGAACTTCACTGATCAACGACGCCCGGAGCGGCGGGACACGTCCCCCGGCGGAGCCCCGGTCGGCCCCCCGGCCGGAACAGGGGCGGAACGCGGCCGGAAGACCACGTGACTTTCGCAGCGCGAACGGGAACGTATCTTCCAGCCGGGGAACGGGACTCCCCGAAGCGGGGAGGTACGGTCATGGCTGCGTGGCAGGACGCGGAGCCCGGGGCACCGGGGCGCCACCCCGAGCCGGTGGGCGCGGGCGAGGCCGGTGCGGAGCAGCCGGATCCACCGCTGCGGTCGGATCCCGGGCGCGGCCCGCTCGGCCGCAGCGGGCTGCGGCTGGTCCCGGTGCAGGCCCGGACCACCGAGCGGGCGACGCTCCCGGGCGAGGTCTGGCCGGGCAGCTGGCAGCCGCTCGGCGCGCGCTTCCACATCGGCCCGGACGGGCGCCCGGGCACCAACTTCGCGCTCTGGGCGGCCGGCGCCGAGGCGGTGGAGCTGTGCCTGTTCGACGACGACGGCCAGGAGACCCGCTACCCGCTGGCCGAGCAGGACTTCCAGACCTGGCACGGCCACCTGCCCGGGGTGCTGCCGGGGCAGCGCTACGGCTACCGGGTGCACGGCCGCTGGGACCCGTGGACGGGTGCCCGCTGGAACCCGGCGAAGCTGCTGCTCGACCCGTACGCGCGGGCGGTCGACGGCACCTTCACGCTGCACGACGCGGTCTACGGGCACGTCCGCGGCTGGCCGGAGCAGGACGTCGCGGACACCGTCCGGGACAACCGCGACTCCGCCCGCTACGTGCCCAAGGCGGTGGTGGTGCACGACGAGGACGACTGGTCCGACGACCGGCGGCCGAAGACCCCGTGGGCCGACACGGTGCTCTACGAGCTGCACGTCAAGGGCTTCACCCAGCGGCTGCCCGGGGTGCCGGAGCGGCTCCGGGGCAGCTACGCCGGGCTGGCGCACCCGGCCGCGATCCGGCACCTGACCCGGCTCGGGGTGACCGCCGTGGAGCTGCTCCCGGTGCACCAGTTCGCCGACGAGGAGCACCTCCAGCGGCGCGGCCTGCGCAACTACTGGGGCTACAACAGCATCGCCTTCTTCGCCCCGCACGGCGGCTACTCCGCGTCCGGGACCAGGGGCCAGCAGGTCACCGAGTTCAAGCAGATGGTCCGGGCGCTGCACGCGGCCGGGATCGAGGTGATCCTGGACGTCGTCTACAACCACACCGCCGAGGGCGGCGAGGGCGGCCCGACGCTGTCGCTGCGCGGCATCGACAACGCCGGGTACTACCGGCTCCAGCCGCACAACCGCCGCGCCTACGCCGACTACTCGGGCTGCGGCAACACCCTGGACACCACCCAGCCGCAGGTGCTGCGGCTGGTCACCGACTCGCTGCGGTACTGGGTCAACGAGATGGGTGTGGACGGCTTCCGGTTCGACCTGGCGGCGGCGCTGGCCCGCTCCCCCTTCGAGGTGTCGATGCTGGCGCCGTTCCTGTCGGCGGTGTCGCAGGACCCGGTGCTGAGCCGGGTCAAGCTGATCGCCGAACCCTGGGACATCGGCCTCGGCGGCTACCAGGTGGGCAACTTCCCGCCGCTGTGGACCGAGTGGAACGACCGCTACCGGGACACCGTCCGGGACTTCTGGCGCGGCGCGATGCCGGACGTCCGCGAGCTGGGCGACCGGCTCGCGGGCTCCTCCGACCTGTACCGGCGCGGCGGGCGGCGGCCCTACGCCTCGGTCAACTTCGTCACCGCGCACGACGGCTTCACCCTGCGCGACCTGGTCTCCTACAACGGCAAGCACAACGAGGCCAACGGCGAGGACAACCGGGACGGCAGCAACGACAACCACGCCTGGAACTGCGGCGCCGAGGGCGAGACCGACTCGGCCGCGGTGAACGCGCTGCGGCGGCGGCAGCTGCGCAACCTGGCGGCGACGCTGCTGCTGTCCACCGGGGTCCCGATGCTGGTCGCGGGCGACGAGCTGGGGCGGACCCAGGGCGGCAACAACAACGGCTACTGCCAGGACAACCCGGCCGGCTGGGTGGACTGGTCGCTGCTGGACGAACCGCACTGGCGCTCGCTGTTCGAGCTGACCGCGCGGCTGATCCGGCTCCGCCGGGAGCACCCGGTGCTGCGGCAGCGGGCCTTCTTCAACGGCCGCCCGGTCCACCCCGGCGGCCTGCGCGACCTGGCCTGGTTCAGCGCCCGGGGCCACGAGATGACCGAGGCCGACTGGTACGCCCCGGGCGCGACCCTGGGCATGTTCCTGTCCGGGAAGGAGATGTCCGAGCGGGACCCGATGGGCCGCGAGCTCAGCGACGACAGCTTCCTGCTGATCCTGCACGCCCACCACCGGGCGATCCGGTTCACCCTCCCCGGCGCGCCCTGGGCGGACTCCTACGAGACGGTGCTGGACACCGCCCTGGAGGACCAGGCCGCCGCCCCGGGCGGGCGGCACCCGGCGGGCGCGGCGGTCGCCGTCCCGGGCCGTTCGCTGCTGCTGCTCCGGGCGTGTGCGGGCACGGCCGCGCCTGGATGAACTTTCGGCGCGGAAGGTGCGTACTGGGAGGCGTGGACCAGCCATCGACGCGCGACGCCGAGTTCGTGCGAGCCCTCTACGCCCGGTACGGCCGTTCCGTGCTCGGGCGGGTGCTGCGACTGGTCAACGGGGACTACCAGCGGGCGGAGGACATCGTGCAGGAGACCTTTCTCCGCGCCTGGCAGCACCGGGACTCGCTGGACGCGGACC includes these proteins:
- a CDS encoding alanine racemase; its protein translation is MDESKPMRAALAAAAEDQIVFDLAGIAAQYRTLNRELPGVGVRFAMKACPVDEVLSCLAAQGAGFDAASPNEIRQALRTGVPVELIHYGNTIKSDQHIAEAYRLGVRDFATDCLEDVAAIAAHAPGARVFCRLATDGAGALWGLSHKFGCSPGDAVLVLAAAQAAGLVPSGLSVHVGSQQMTADAWRDTFDHLADVLATLNQRGIFPDHVNLGGGLPAQGYLDKHGRPLEPPLDKIFTAIREGMVRLGEVSATALDFVMEPGRHLVADHGAIRAHVSRLSARQQLNGERQYWLYLSCGKFNGLYEMDELQYRLVFPSHPQGGERVPAVVAGPTCDSDDAYNHRYSLTQVPKAVASGDPVWILSCGAYATSYTTQGFNGFAPLPYTPIHGGEQ
- a CDS encoding GNAT family N-acetyltransferase, which produces MDQEPRIRAVSDHDWNSIVALEADAYTESELSEERAALESRASASPATCFVLDVERRTVGYLLALPYPVFQYPDLTRAESTVFDSRNLHLHDLVIDERFRGRGLAKHLLRHLAEVARSRTHDRISLVAVGGSDSFWSANGYRAHHEVALPSSYGADAVYMSKAV
- a CDS encoding MFS transporter, whose translation is MLDQELGQDVEADRRTTGAGAGEQERPGRGFRLRDDFRRAQLAIAALFWALGFQYGTWASRLPTIKARLDLSTAEVGLLLMACGAGAAASFPLVAVLTKRLGSRRLACLSAVCLGLLLPALAVAPDYPVALVIVCCDGILVGCLNVAMNAQGAALEVVYDRRSMGKFHATFSAGSLCAALLASGMNLLTSSLLAHFAVAAAILLLLIAYARPGLLPQDQQPEPEPKGESTQAEPKQRRLPLPSRVTIWMGLAMAFGTVTEGAMNDWSALYLKNVAKAAAELAPMGIAVVSVMMVLARVFADGWRARWGDARIVRVGSALAGLGLAVALLVGGVVPALLGFACVGLGVAAVTPCVYMAAARQGSDALALVAAMGTTGMLAGPAVIGFIASASSLAWGMGAVAASAVLVSLCSTRINWPANAEK
- the htpG gene encoding molecular chaperone HtpG, with the protein product MPTETFEFQVEARQLLQMMIHSIYSNKDVFLRELVSNASDALDKLRLESLRDDTLGADVSDLHIDLEADPGARTLTIRDNGIGMSHDEVVKLIGTIANSGTAQFLKDLKEARGNGDAEGLIGQFGVGFYSSFMVADEVTLLTRRAGETEGTRWTSSGEGTYTVETVDDAPQGTAVTLKLKPVDDEDKLYDYTSRWKLREIVKRYSDFITWPIRMAAEPVTGEDGNTEIPAPETVNSMKALWARSRDEVTEDEYHELYKHISHDWTDPLETIRMQAEGAFEYQALLFIPARAPQDLYTRGHKRGVQLYVKRVFIMDDCEALLPEYLRFVKGVVDAQDLSLNVSREILQQDRQIQLMHRRLTKKVLSSIKDMMAAHPERYATFWQEFGRVVKEGLLGDADNQDAILAAASFASTHDQEQQTTLKQYVERMKEGQEHIFYMTGESRAGIENSPHMEAFRDRGIEVLLLTDPVDEVWVEAVPGFDGKELRSIARGEADLDTEEQKEEVKAEREKQRQEFSGLLTWMSAQLSEQVKEVRLSARLTVSPACIVSDSDDATPALQNLYRAMGQEMPHTKRILELNPGHPLVSGLRAAQAGREDDPALAETAELLYGTALLAEGSELPDPARFTKLLTDRLERTL
- a CDS encoding VOC family protein, with the protein product MRIERLDHLVLTVADIDATVAFYTRVLGMEAVVFGEGRRALAFGSSKINLHQLGHEFEPKGRRPTPGSADLCFVTGTPLEQVAAELAEAGVPVEEGPVRRTGALGPITSLYLRDPDGNLLEISRYD
- a CDS encoding DUF3349 domain-containing protein, whose product is MALPPFVSSVVGWLRAGYPDGVPAYDYLPLFALLTGRLSDADVAALADELAAGGDQASAKAIRDAIAAATNTRPLDSDVARVSARLAAGGWPLAGPEDLEPRA
- a CDS encoding inorganic phosphate transporter, with the translated sequence MGNDFLLVLVVVTALAFDFTNGFHDTGNAMATSIATGALSPRIAVALSGLLNLVGAFLSLSVAATIASGLVDTGLVTLTVVFAGLAGGIIWNLLTWFLGIPSSSSHALIGGVVGSTMAAAGGHAVKWHGLFQKVIIPAGLSPVIAGLIATTGTYLVYRISRSVPEKTRSHGFRLGQIGSASMVSLAHGTNDAQKTMGVITLALIANGSVPAGAKAPFWVILSCALAISIGTYTGGWRVIRTLGKGLVEIEAPQGMAAESSSAAVILLSSHFGYSLSTTHVATGSILGTGLGKKGAVVRWGVAGRMATAWLFTLPAAGLVGAGAYALAHAIGGTAGALVDLVLLVAVAVLIYLKSRATAVSHDNVNAEWTGTVAPPAPAKEAAAV
- a CDS encoding ATP-binding protein codes for the protein MEPPVRQSGAAPVASADPAFDAALAADDAFPGRYDSVAAMELTLRDRLIDQASDEVRLAAGPGSSSRARRLTMSALESWGLGGHGEVAVQLVAELVANAVRHAGGRTFGLRLIRRQGCLRVEVRDPSRALPCLILGDVDDEGGRGLQLVNHLSQRWGADLMSHGKSVWFELRVRETG